A region from the Haliaeetus albicilla chromosome 16, bHalAlb1.1, whole genome shotgun sequence genome encodes:
- the NRIP3 gene encoding nuclear receptor-interacting protein 3: MFYSGILTEPSRKEVEIREAASLHQQRRMKQAVQFIHKDSADLLPLDGLKKLGTSKDTQPHNILQKRLMETNLSKLRSSRGSWTPKSDISAQTNKLTQTKLGSSGKTEDEELIVVSCQCAGKELKAVVDTGSQHNLMSSACLDRLGLKEHLKALPVEEEMVSLPCKVKAIGQIECLTLTVGAVPVECAALVVEDNEKPFSFGLQTLKSLKCVINMEKHHLVLGKTEREEIPFVGSGSAAVGEQ, from the exons ATGTTTTATTCGGGTATCCTGACAGAGCCGAGTAGAAAAGAAGTGGAGATAAGGGAAGCCGCATCTCTCCACCAgcagaggaggatgaagcaggcGGTTCAGTTTATTCACAAGGATTCTGCAGATCTCCTCCCTCTGGATGGGCTGAAGAAGCTGGGGACTTCAAAAGATACT caacCACATAATATCCTGCAGAAGCGCCTGATGGAGACAAATTTATCAAAACTACGAAGCAGCCGAGGCAGCTGGACTCCGAAGAGTGATATCTCAGCGCAGACCAACAAGCTGACTCAGACAAAACTGGGCAGCTCAGGGAAAACAGAGGACGAGGAGCTCATAGTGGTGAGCTGCCAG TGTGCGGGGAAGGAGCTGAAGGCCGTGGTGGACACTGGCTCGCAGCACAACCTCATGTCGTCCGCCTGCTTGGACAGGCTAGG GTTAAAGGAGCATCTCAAGGCACTGCCTGTCGAAGAGGAGATGGTTTCATTGCCGTGCAAGGTGAAGGCAATCGGCCAGATTGAGTGCCTCACCCTCACAGTGGGAGCAGTCCCCGTGGAGTGTGCTGCCCTCGTCGTgg AAGACAATGAGAAACCCTTCTCCTTTGGGCTCCAGACGCTGAAATCTCTGAAG TGTGTCATAAACATGGAGAAGCACCATCTCGTCCTGGGGAAGACGGAGAGGGAAGAAATCCCGTTTGTGGGCAGCGGCAGCGCTGCGGTGGGCGAGCAGTAA